DNA from Aquipuribacter hungaricus:
CTCCGCTCGGTGTACTCCTGGCTGCTCGGCCGGCTCAGCACGCAGGGCTGGAGCGAGGTGCTCACCGTGCTGCCGTACGTGGTCGTCGCGGGCGTCGTGGTCCTGCTCCACCGGCGCGTGCTCGACGTCATGGCGGTGGGCGACACGGAGGCGCGCAGCCTCGGCGTCGACGCCACGCGCACCCGGCTCGTCCTCGTCTTCGCCGCGACGCTCGGCACGGCGGCCGTGGTGAGCGTGAGCGGGCTCATCGGCTTCGTCGGCATCGTCGTCCCGCACGCGGTGCGGCTCGTGCTCGGCGGCTCCCACCGGGTGCTGCTGCCGGTGTCCATGCTGCTCGGGGCGGCGTTCCTCGTCGGGGCCGACGTCCTCGCCCGGACCGTGCTGAGCCCGGCCGAGCTGCCGATCGGGGTGGTGACCGCCCTGGTCGGCGCCCCGTTCTTCGTCGTCGTGCTGCGCCGGGCGAGGCTGTCGTGAGCCGTCCGCGCGCGGGGCTGTCCCGTCGTGCCCCCTCCTTGGGTAGTGCGGCCCCTGCTGGCACGGCGTCATCGGGTGCCTCCTCGACCGGGACGTCCGGTGGGCCCGCCGGCGTGGTCTGCGAGAAGGTCACCGTCGTCCGCGGCGGCGTGCCCGTGGTCCGCGACCTCAGCGTCACCGTCGCCGCCGGGGAGTGGGTCTGCCTGGTGGGGCCCAACGGCGCGGGCAAGACGTCGCTCCTGCACGCCGTGGGCGGGCTCCTGCCCTACTCCGGGCGGATCAGCGTCGCCGGGGCTGACGCGGCCACCGCCGGGGAGCGCGTGCTCGCCTGCCGGGTGGGCCTCATGCCGCAGCGGCCCGTCGTGCCGGAGTCCACGACCGTGGCCGAGCTCGTCGCGCTGGGCCGCACCCCGCACCTGCCCCGCTTCGGCACCGAGTCCGACGAGGACCGCCGGGTCGTCGCACGTTGCATCGAGCGGCTCTGCCTGGACCACGTCGCGTCACGGCCGGCGACGCAGCTGTCCGGGGG
Protein-coding regions in this window:
- a CDS encoding ABC transporter ATP-binding protein, giving the protein MVCEKVTVVRGGVPVVRDLSVTVAAGEWVCLVGPNGAGKTSLLHAVGGLLPYSGRISVAGADAATAGERVLACRVGLMPQRPVVPESTTVAELVALGRTPHLPRFGTESDEDRRVVARCIERLCLDHVASRPATQLSGGELQRVVLARALAQQPQVLLLDEPTSALDIGHQQTVLELVDALRREEGLTVVAAMHDLTSAGQYGDRLVLLEDGRVAADGPAADVLRPDLLGRVYGARVDVVAGADGPVVVPLRPGGRTGHPVPRAGQRL